In Candidatus Cohnella colombiensis, one DNA window encodes the following:
- a CDS encoding DUF3533 domain-containing protein, which yields MFKNKLLLASPIIALLIVFIFSLTLFPSVQPQPKNLPIAIVNEDQGELGQTIVDRVQASANGVEDSPVKWMVVQNNEQVQEGLDNQEYYAALVIPKDFSSKQASLQTAEPSLPELEIYINQGMNMAASTMASQMLNGVVDNLNNNVRTQLLQGFEAQGTMLTVQQATNLVTPITKKITIVNEIGTNSANGNSPVSLFQPLWMASLAAAAILYLVISKLSFTTRKETLATKIKQIFLGAVISLIIGFSLSWIADGMVGLNIPDYMDTALFLSITSFSFFLMITAVLSLIGIKGIPIFVLILFFGAPLLALAPEMMSPFYRDWIYSWLPMRFMTQGLRELFFFGKGLTWNTPVTVLVSIGLVSILIILATALKRNTRK from the coding sequence ATGTTTAAAAACAAACTTTTGTTAGCATCACCCATCATTGCATTGTTGATCGTATTTATTTTTTCACTTACGTTATTCCCATCAGTCCAGCCCCAACCGAAAAATTTGCCTATTGCGATCGTAAACGAGGATCAAGGTGAACTGGGACAAACTATCGTTGATAGAGTTCAAGCTTCGGCAAACGGAGTAGAAGATTCTCCAGTTAAATGGATGGTCGTACAGAATAATGAGCAAGTCCAAGAGGGTTTGGATAATCAAGAGTATTATGCGGCATTAGTGATTCCAAAGGATTTTAGCTCCAAGCAAGCATCACTACAAACAGCAGAACCTTCATTACCTGAATTAGAAATATATATTAATCAGGGAATGAATATGGCGGCATCAACTATGGCGAGTCAAATGTTGAATGGAGTAGTTGACAACTTGAACAATAATGTTCGTACTCAATTACTACAAGGATTTGAAGCACAAGGTACAATGTTGACCGTACAACAGGCTACTAATCTAGTAACTCCTATTACAAAGAAGATCACAATTGTAAATGAGATTGGCACAAATAGTGCAAATGGTAACTCTCCAGTTTCATTATTCCAACCATTATGGATGGCAAGTTTAGCGGCTGCTGCAATCCTATATCTTGTTATTAGCAAACTATCTTTCACTACTAGAAAAGAGACCCTTGCAACAAAGATCAAACAAATATTTCTGGGTGCTGTTATTTCATTAATAATTGGGTTTAGTCTTTCCTGGATCGCTGACGGAATGGTCGGATTGAATATCCCTGATTACATGGATACAGCCTTATTTTTATCAATCACTTCATTTAGTTTCTTCTTAATGATTACTGCTGTACTTTCGTTAATTGGGATAAAGGGTATTCCTATTTTTGTCTTAATCCTTTTCTTCGGTGCACCTTTATTAGCATTGGCACCTGAAATGATGTCTCCATTTTACCGTGATTGGATTTACTCTTGGCTACCGATGCGATTTATGACACAAGGACTTCGAGAACTGTTCTTCTTTGGCAAAGGGTTGACCTGGAATACTCCTGTTACTGTACTTGTTTCAATTGGATTGGTCAGCATATTGATCATACTTGCAACTGCTTTGAAGCGTAATACACGAAAGTAA
- a CDS encoding ABC transporter ATP-binding protein, which yields MAIIEIDHLTKDYGQNRGVFDVSFNVEQGEVYGFLGPNGAGKTSTIRHIMGFSRPQKGRTLVFRMNSWERASDIQRELGYLPGEIAFPESLTGTEFIRMMADLRGITNMKYTESLINKFELDPSGSLKRMSLGMKRKLAIVTAFMHDPAVLVLDEPTSGLDPIMQNFFIEFIKEEKKRGKTILLSSHIFSEIDATCDKISIIKDGRLISSFVADELRHNELKTFELEFKTEVAYMQFEEKAKSVPQLKIVSLTPNKLQTTLQINDSDINTFISFISNFDVKFFSEIKFTLEDYFMKYYDRRDTNSNETGGAGANVIHSNQ from the coding sequence ATGGCAATCATTGAGATTGATCATCTGACCAAGGATTACGGACAAAATCGAGGGGTATTCGATGTCTCTTTCAACGTAGAGCAAGGTGAGGTTTATGGATTTCTAGGACCGAATGGAGCAGGTAAAACATCAACTATCCGTCACATTATGGGTTTCTCACGTCCACAAAAAGGGCGAACATTGGTATTCCGAATGAACAGTTGGGAACGTGCAAGTGATATTCAAAGGGAATTGGGATATTTGCCTGGCGAAATCGCGTTTCCAGAGTCTCTGACCGGTACCGAATTCATCAGAATGATGGCGGATCTGCGTGGTATCACCAATATGAAGTATACGGAAAGCTTAATAAACAAGTTTGAGCTTGATCCCTCTGGAAGTCTAAAACGAATGTCACTCGGCATGAAGCGTAAGCTCGCGATCGTTACGGCATTCATGCATGACCCCGCCGTACTAGTTCTTGACGAACCGACAAGCGGATTGGATCCAATTATGCAGAACTTCTTTATCGAGTTCATTAAGGAAGAGAAGAAGAGGGGCAAAACGATCCTCTTATCGAGTCATATATTCTCTGAAATTGATGCGACATGCGATAAAATTTCAATTATTAAGGACGGTCGCTTGATTTCCTCATTCGTTGCAGATGAATTGCGCCATAACGAACTTAAAACGTTTGAACTTGAATTCAAAACCGAAGTGGCATATATGCAGTTTGAGGAAAAGGCAAAATCGGTGCCTCAATTGAAGATTGTTTCGTTAACGCCGAACAAGCTGCAGACAACTTTGCAAATCAACGATTCGGATATTAATACTTTTATATCTTTCATTTCCAACTTTGACGTTAAGTTTTTCTCAGAGATCAAATTCACATTAGAAGATTACTTCATGAAATATTACGACCGAAGAGACACCAACTCTAACGAGACAGGAGGTGCCGGTGCCAATGTCATACATTCAAATCAATAA
- a CDS encoding ABC transporter ATP-binding protein, with product MSYIQINNLTKDYGDGRGIFDLNLEIEKGEVFGFVGTNGAGKTTTIRHMMGFLKPQNGTVTINGMNGWTDAAEIKKLIGYIPGEIAFPDAPTGTEFLKRQAELLGLTDMSYAESIIKMLQLDPTANLKRMSKGMKQKTAIVAALMADPDILILDEPTTGLDPLMRAEFVKLLNEEKRKGKTIFMSSHMFEEVEHTCDKVALIKGGKLIAVKRTSEVRRSENKQYKIEFITHADYVRFLSEPFKITTKRDNQNQVFIQINDADINLLFRTLTGYPIKFIKEIKYTLESYFKGIYEEDKVHA from the coding sequence ATGTCATACATTCAAATCAATAACCTGACAAAGGACTATGGGGATGGTCGGGGTATCTTTGACCTCAACCTAGAGATCGAGAAGGGCGAGGTATTTGGTTTCGTTGGTACGAATGGTGCTGGAAAAACCACAACAATTCGTCATATGATGGGCTTCTTGAAGCCACAAAACGGCACCGTAACCATCAATGGGATGAACGGCTGGACGGACGCCGCCGAGATTAAGAAATTGATCGGGTATATCCCTGGAGAGATTGCCTTCCCTGATGCACCAACAGGTACGGAGTTTCTTAAGAGGCAAGCAGAACTATTGGGGTTAACAGACATGTCTTACGCGGAATCCATTATCAAGATGCTGCAGCTTGATCCCACAGCTAATTTGAAAAGAATGTCCAAAGGGATGAAGCAGAAAACCGCAATCGTAGCAGCCTTGATGGCTGATCCAGACATTCTAATATTGGATGAGCCGACAACGGGGTTAGACCCACTGATGCGAGCTGAGTTCGTCAAACTTCTGAACGAAGAGAAGAGGAAGGGAAAGACGATCTTTATGTCAAGTCACATGTTCGAGGAAGTCGAACACACTTGCGATAAAGTTGCCTTAATCAAAGGCGGTAAGTTGATTGCGGTCAAACGGACCTCTGAGGTAAGAAGAAGTGAAAACAAACAATATAAGATTGAGTTTATAACACATGCAGATTATGTGCGCTTCTTGTCCGAACCGTTCAAGATCACAACTAAACGAGATAACCAAAATCAAGTGTTTATCCAAATTAACGATGCAGATATCAATCTGTTATTCCGAACGCTTACGGGGTATCCGATCAAGTTCATTAAAGAAATCAAGTATACGCTGGAGAGTTACTTCAAGGGTATTTATGAGGAGGACAAAGTCCATGCTTAG
- a CDS encoding ABC transporter permease subunit has translation MLSKPILKQTIKANLRLWLIFTMIMTVFHVVFIAVFNASTISDLSSLVKDSPLASLLGETSFLGMLSNTFYGIHGALLPIIFIIMTANGLIASQVDRGSMAYLLSTPTKRSTVVRTQATFLIASLILMMLIITLAGYIAIQAFQGETDIRIFDYFMLNLGLFLLWFATSSISFFFSCVFNLSKNSLAWGAGIPLAFFLFKLMGDVDSSLEKLKYFTLNTLFDTSAVLNGSGYAIQYVVLAVVGVILNILAVRVFQRKDLPL, from the coding sequence ATGCTTAGCAAACCCATACTCAAACAAACGATAAAAGCCAATCTAAGGCTATGGCTCATCTTCACGATGATCATGACTGTGTTTCATGTCGTTTTTATCGCCGTGTTCAATGCAAGCACCATATCAGACCTGTCGAGCTTGGTAAAGGACTCACCTCTTGCCAGTCTACTTGGAGAAACTTCGTTTCTAGGCATGCTTTCCAATACGTTCTATGGGATTCATGGTGCGCTTCTTCCTATTATATTCATCATTATGACAGCGAACGGTCTAATCGCTTCGCAAGTAGATCGAGGATCGATGGCTTATTTGCTATCTACACCGACGAAGAGAAGCACGGTTGTCCGTACGCAAGCAACCTTTCTGATTGCTTCGCTTATCCTTATGATGTTGATCATTACATTGGCGGGGTATATCGCCATTCAAGCGTTCCAAGGTGAAACCGACATCCGTATTTTCGACTATTTTATGCTTAACCTAGGGTTGTTCCTGCTATGGTTTGCGACTAGTAGCATTTCTTTCTTTTTCTCCTGTGTATTCAATCTAAGTAAAAACTCATTGGCGTGGGGAGCAGGCATACCGTTGGCATTCTTCCTCTTTAAATTGATGGGGGACGTTGACAGTAGCTTGGAGAAGTTAAAGTATTTCACCTTGAACACTCTGTTTGATACGAGTGCTGTGTTGAACGGTAGCGGCTATGCGATCCAATATGTTGTTCTTGCTGTCGTTGGAGTCATCCTAAATATTTTGGCTGTACGTGTATTCCAGCGAAAGGATTTGCCTTTGTAA